From a region of the Geothrix sp. 21YS21S-2 genome:
- the aroF gene encoding 3-deoxy-7-phosphoheptulonate synthase, with amino-acid sequence MDPKLETLGAARREIDETDRELIRLLARRFDAVRLVAGAKAADGEKPVMDNDRERDVLSAWIRDAEDLGLSAPFARRILKEILSHSRRLQEPVVEGSVSRARKVKVGYQGVLGSYSSAAAAHLMATRSTQGSELVGHPMFLDVVEALQCGAIDYGFLPIENSIGGAIADVNRLLIDNLLHIVDEEVWDVDHVLAAKPGVTLEEIRVVRSHPAALTQCEGFLRAMDDVTRQPWFDTAGAAESLLEESARDVGAICSEEAARARGLDVLATGIADQEHNETRFLLLSRAPEPPDPRVPSKTSLVFRLNHHEGTLSKALGIFAEAGANLTRIESRPLPDTPWEYLFFVDVEGHQDAPALGRALKELRGSCNHLRVLGTYPRRTRGQEAHLAPEAATAAPEPVLSCEARPVPGPAPAAGPVRTTFKIGNVTIGEGHFVLMSGPCAVESRQQIMDGARMVRAAGATILRGGAFKPRTSPYAFQGLGLEGLRYLEEAGRECEMPIVTEILTIEDIFAVSSKADMLQVGARNMHNFALLKELGKLDKPILLKRGMSATVKELLLAAEYILHGGNQRVVLCERGIRTFETATRATLDIAAVPVLKRLTHLPVIVDPSHAAGVRELVVPLALAAAAAGADGLIVEAHPNPSEALCDKDQALTREDMAALYAGLRPIVDSQGKKW; translated from the coding sequence ATGGACCCCAAGCTTGAAACCCTCGGCGCCGCCCGCAGGGAGATCGACGAGACCGACCGCGAACTCATCCGCCTCCTGGCGCGCCGCTTCGACGCGGTGCGCCTGGTGGCCGGCGCCAAGGCGGCCGACGGCGAGAAGCCCGTCATGGACAACGACCGCGAACGGGACGTGCTCTCCGCCTGGATCAGGGACGCCGAGGACCTGGGCCTCTCGGCCCCCTTCGCCCGCAGGATCCTCAAGGAGATCCTCAGCCACTCCCGCCGGCTCCAGGAGCCCGTGGTCGAGGGCAGCGTCTCCCGCGCCCGCAAGGTGAAGGTGGGCTACCAGGGCGTGCTGGGCTCGTACAGCTCGGCGGCCGCGGCCCACCTCATGGCCACCCGCAGCACCCAGGGCAGCGAGCTCGTGGGCCACCCCATGTTCCTGGACGTGGTGGAGGCCCTGCAGTGCGGGGCCATCGACTACGGCTTCCTGCCCATCGAGAACAGCATCGGCGGGGCCATCGCGGACGTGAACCGGCTCCTCATCGACAACCTCCTCCACATCGTGGACGAGGAGGTGTGGGACGTGGACCACGTGCTGGCCGCCAAGCCCGGCGTCACCCTGGAGGAGATCCGCGTGGTGCGCAGCCATCCCGCCGCCCTCACCCAGTGCGAGGGCTTCCTGCGGGCCATGGACGACGTCACCCGCCAGCCCTGGTTCGACACCGCCGGAGCCGCCGAGTCGCTCCTGGAGGAGAGCGCCCGGGACGTGGGGGCCATCTGCTCGGAGGAGGCGGCGCGGGCCCGGGGCCTGGACGTCCTGGCCACCGGCATCGCCGACCAGGAGCACAACGAGACCCGGTTCCTGCTCCTTTCCCGGGCCCCCGAGCCGCCCGACCCGCGCGTGCCCAGCAAGACGTCCCTCGTCTTCCGCCTGAACCACCACGAGGGCACCCTCTCCAAGGCGCTGGGCATCTTCGCCGAGGCCGGGGCCAACCTCACCCGCATCGAGAGCCGGCCCCTGCCGGACACCCCCTGGGAATACCTCTTCTTCGTGGACGTGGAAGGGCACCAGGACGCCCCGGCGCTGGGCAGGGCCCTGAAGGAGCTGCGGGGCTCCTGCAACCACCTGCGGGTCCTGGGCACCTACCCCCGGCGCACCCGCGGCCAGGAGGCCCACCTGGCCCCCGAGGCCGCCACGGCCGCGCCCGAGCCGGTGCTCTCCTGCGAGGCGCGCCCCGTCCCCGGGCCCGCCCCCGCCGCCGGCCCCGTGCGCACCACCTTCAAGATCGGCAACGTCACCATCGGCGAGGGCCACTTCGTGCTCATGTCCGGCCCCTGCGCCGTGGAGAGCCGCCAGCAGATCATGGACGGCGCCCGCATGGTGCGCGCCGCGGGCGCGACCATCCTCCGGGGCGGCGCCTTCAAGCCCCGCACGTCGCCCTACGCGTTCCAGGGCCTGGGCCTCGAGGGCCTGCGCTACCTGGAGGAGGCCGGCCGCGAGTGCGAGATGCCCATCGTCACCGAGATCCTCACCATCGAGGACATCTTCGCGGTCTCGAGCAAGGCCGACATGCTCCAGGTGGGCGCCCGCAACATGCACAACTTCGCCCTGCTCAAGGAGCTGGGCAAGCTGGACAAGCCCATCCTCCTCAAGCGCGGCATGAGCGCCACGGTGAAGGAGCTGCTGCTGGCCGCCGAGTACATCCTCCACGGCGGCAACCAGCGGGTGGTGCTCTGCGAGCGGGGCATCCGCACCTTCGAGACCGCCACCCGGGCCACCCTGGACATCGCCGCGGTGCCCGTCCTGAAGCGTCTCACCCACCTGCCCGTCATCGTGGACCCGTCCCACGCCGCGGGCGTGCGCGAGCTGGTGGTGCCCCTGGCCCTGGCGGCCGCGGCCGCCGGCGCCGACGGCCTCATCGTCGAGGCCCACCCAAACCCCTCCGAGGCCCTGTGCGACAAGGACCAGGCCCTCACCCGCGAGGACATGGCGGCGCTGTATGCTGGTCTGCGACCCATCGTGGATTCCCAGGGGAAGAAATGGTGA
- a CDS encoding TIM-barrel domain-containing protein gives MKASRRFPILIDLLLAHFRTHGNLTVGACGEMAPGVALFLPEGLEPESLPPSPSLARPLAITGPLPPDWGPWPHFGISRGRFRAAIPLDPGTDLYGTGEVAGPLRRNGRTVILWNSGYPGYAKDEGRRLYQSHPWVLAVRPDGSAFGVIFDTSWKAELECGVEIVCTSQGPGLPVIILRGPTPADVLRSLGDLTGRMELPPRWALGYHQCRYSYVPETRVRDVAREFRERGIPCDALWLDIDYMDGFRVFTFNPQGFPDPAGLAADLGAMGFRLVVTINPGVRAEPGYPVFDSGTRARAWITTQAGRVFKGKVWASSCVFPDFTSPRVRAWWAGLHPPLLEAGVAGLWNDMNEPSIFDGPDLTLPETARHAGGGGLRPGSHLQYHNLYGMLMVRATRDGLLGARPDRRPFILTRSNFLGGQRYAATWTGDNYSTEGDFKLATPMSLTLGLSGQPFNGPDLGGFVGDPSPSLWARWVGTGAFFPFCRGHSDKGTRKKEPWAFGPGVERTARIALLRRYRLLPYLYTCFQEAAATGLPVMRPLFLADPANPALRSEERCFLVGGDLLVVPPGTRSAPRPRGPWHPLSLVEGDLEDRHQARLFARGGSILPLGPGAMCTAEAPEGATALLVVPGEDGRAQGRLYHDAGDGFAYRNGDFRLVTYQAELRGDIVDLKILSTQGRRPRPAANITIERLLPTGDRAFCWEGPF, from the coding sequence ATGAAAGCCAGCCGCCGCTTCCCCATCCTCATCGACCTGCTCCTCGCACACTTCCGGACCCACGGCAACCTCACGGTGGGCGCCTGCGGGGAGATGGCCCCGGGGGTGGCCCTCTTCCTGCCCGAGGGCCTGGAGCCGGAGTCCCTTCCGCCCTCCCCCAGCCTCGCGCGCCCCCTGGCCATCACCGGCCCCCTGCCCCCGGACTGGGGGCCCTGGCCCCATTTCGGCATCTCCAGGGGCCGGTTCCGCGCGGCCATCCCCCTGGATCCGGGCACGGACCTCTACGGCACCGGGGAGGTGGCGGGGCCCCTGCGGCGCAACGGCAGGACCGTCATCCTGTGGAACAGCGGCTACCCCGGCTACGCCAAGGACGAGGGCCGCCGCCTGTACCAGAGCCATCCCTGGGTGCTGGCGGTGAGGCCCGACGGCTCGGCCTTCGGCGTCATCTTCGACACCAGCTGGAAGGCGGAACTGGAGTGCGGCGTCGAGATCGTCTGCACCAGCCAGGGCCCGGGCCTGCCGGTGATCATCCTCCGGGGCCCGACGCCCGCGGACGTGCTCCGGTCCCTGGGCGACCTCACCGGGCGCATGGAGCTGCCGCCCCGGTGGGCCCTGGGCTACCACCAGTGCCGCTACTCCTACGTGCCCGAGACGCGGGTGCGGGACGTCGCCCGGGAGTTCCGGGAGCGGGGCATCCCCTGCGACGCCCTGTGGCTCGACATCGACTACATGGACGGGTTCCGCGTCTTCACCTTCAACCCCCAGGGCTTCCCGGATCCCGCGGGACTCGCGGCCGACCTGGGCGCCATGGGGTTCCGGCTGGTGGTGACCATCAACCCGGGGGTGCGCGCCGAGCCCGGCTACCCCGTCTTCGACTCCGGCACCCGGGCCCGGGCCTGGATCACCACCCAGGCCGGGCGCGTCTTCAAGGGCAAGGTGTGGGCCAGTTCCTGCGTGTTCCCGGACTTCACCTCCCCGCGGGTGCGGGCGTGGTGGGCGGGCCTGCATCCCCCGCTGCTGGAAGCCGGGGTGGCCGGGCTCTGGAACGACATGAACGAGCCCTCGATCTTCGACGGGCCCGACCTGACCCTGCCGGAGACCGCGCGCCACGCCGGCGGGGGCGGGCTCCGGCCGGGCTCCCATCTGCAGTACCACAACCTCTACGGCATGCTCATGGTGCGCGCCACCCGGGACGGCCTGCTGGGGGCGCGCCCCGACCGGCGCCCCTTCATCCTCACCCGCTCCAACTTCCTGGGCGGCCAGCGCTACGCCGCCACGTGGACCGGGGACAACTACTCGACCGAAGGCGACTTCAAGCTGGCCACGCCCATGAGCCTGACCCTGGGCCTCTCGGGCCAGCCCTTCAACGGCCCGGACCTGGGGGGCTTCGTGGGGGACCCCTCCCCGTCCCTCTGGGCGAGATGGGTGGGCACCGGAGCCTTCTTCCCCTTCTGCCGGGGCCACTCGGACAAGGGCACCCGCAAGAAGGAGCCCTGGGCGTTCGGACCCGGGGTGGAGCGGACCGCGCGCATCGCCCTGCTGCGCCGCTACCGCCTCCTGCCCTACCTCTACACCTGCTTCCAGGAAGCCGCCGCCACGGGCCTGCCCGTGATGCGGCCCCTGTTCCTGGCCGACCCCGCCAACCCCGCCCTGCGCAGCGAGGAGCGCTGCTTCCTGGTGGGGGGCGACCTCCTGGTGGTTCCGCCCGGCACGAGGAGCGCCCCCCGGCCCAGGGGTCCCTGGCATCCCCTGTCCCTGGTGGAGGGCGACCTGGAGGACCGCCACCAGGCGCGCCTCTTCGCAAGGGGCGGGAGCATCCTCCCGCTGGGACCGGGGGCCATGTGCACCGCCGAGGCGCCCGAAGGGGCCACCGCCCTCCTGGTGGTGCCCGGCGAGGACGGCCGCGCCCAGGGCCGGCTCTACCACGACGCGGGCGACGGCTTCGCCTACCGCAACGGCGACTTCCGCCTGGTCACCTACCAGGCCGAACTGCGCGGGGACATTGTCGACCTCAAGATCCTGAGCACCCAGGGCCGCCGGCCCAGGCCCGCCGCAAACATAACGATCGAAAGGCTGTTACCAACAGGCGACCGGGCGTTCTGCTGGGAGGGCCCGTTCTGA
- a CDS encoding DUF4442 domain-containing protein encodes MDTFELLRRTFALRLLGWARIPLLASVRPTLEELDADHCVVRVPLRRWTRNHLGSMYFGALAIGADCAGGLLAVERIRARKAGLTLVFKSFEARFLKRPEADVRFICEDGALIGELVERALASEERQTAPVRVRGAVRTPSGLETVAEFTLELSLKKTGRAVL; translated from the coding sequence ATGGACACCTTCGAGCTCCTCCGCCGCACCTTCGCCCTGCGCCTGCTGGGCTGGGCCCGCATCCCGCTCCTGGCCTCGGTGCGCCCCACCCTCGAGGAGCTGGACGCGGACCACTGCGTCGTCCGGGTCCCCCTCCGGCGATGGACGCGCAACCACCTGGGCTCCATGTATTTCGGTGCCCTCGCCATCGGCGCCGACTGCGCCGGGGGGCTGCTGGCGGTGGAGCGGATCCGGGCCCGGAAGGCGGGGCTCACCCTCGTCTTCAAGTCCTTCGAGGCCCGGTTCCTGAAGCGCCCGGAGGCGGACGTGCGCTTCATCTGCGAGGACGGCGCCCTGATCGGCGAGCTGGTGGAGCGGGCCCTGGCATCGGAGGAGCGGCAGACCGCGCCGGTGAGGGTGCGCGGCGCCGTGCGGACGCCTTCGGGCCTGGAAACCGTGGCGGAATTCACCCTGGAGCTCAGCCTGAAAAAAACGGGAAGGGCGGTGCTGTAG
- a CDS encoding acyl-CoA dehydrogenase family protein, producing MSGAYAKFTHMTDYMALEGLLTDEERMVRETAREFVNREVLPIIEHHAQERTFPAHLVPMMGELGFFGATLPEKYGCAGLSQTAYGLLMYELERGDSGLRSFASVQGSLVMWPIHAYGSEAQKDHWLPLLASGAKIGCFGLTEPDFGSNPGGMLTRAERLPGGRWRLNGTKMWITNGTVADVALVWARTDEGIRGFLVEKGTKGFSAPETHGKWSLRASVTSELVLEDVEVDGEAGLLPLARGLKAPLSCLTQARYGIAWGALGAADACYQCALDYAKSRVQFDKPIAGTQLQQEKLAWMVTELTKGQLLVLQLARLKEQGNYTPAQVSMAKMNNVNAALEICRKARTILGANGILDEFPVMRHMANLESVYTYEGTHDMHTLIIGEEVTGIAAYR from the coding sequence ATGTCCGGCGCCTACGCGAAATTCACCCACATGACCGACTACATGGCCCTGGAGGGCCTGCTGACGGACGAGGAGCGCATGGTGCGGGAGACCGCCCGGGAATTCGTGAACCGGGAGGTGCTGCCCATCATCGAACACCACGCCCAGGAGCGGACCTTCCCGGCCCACCTGGTGCCGATGATGGGGGAGCTGGGCTTCTTCGGGGCCACGCTGCCCGAGAAGTACGGGTGCGCGGGCCTGTCCCAGACCGCCTACGGGCTCCTCATGTACGAGCTCGAGCGGGGCGACTCGGGCCTGCGCTCGTTCGCCTCGGTGCAGGGCTCCCTGGTGATGTGGCCCATCCACGCCTACGGCAGCGAGGCCCAGAAGGACCACTGGCTCCCCCTCCTGGCCTCGGGGGCGAAGATCGGCTGCTTCGGCCTCACGGAGCCCGATTTCGGCTCCAACCCCGGCGGCATGCTCACCCGGGCCGAGCGCCTTCCCGGCGGCCGGTGGCGGCTCAACGGCACCAAGATGTGGATCACCAACGGCACCGTGGCGGACGTGGCCCTGGTGTGGGCCCGCACCGACGAGGGCATCCGCGGCTTCCTGGTGGAAAAGGGCACCAAGGGCTTCTCGGCCCCCGAGACCCACGGCAAGTGGAGCCTGCGCGCCTCGGTCACGTCCGAACTGGTGCTGGAGGACGTGGAGGTGGACGGCGAGGCCGGCCTCCTGCCCCTGGCCCGGGGCCTCAAGGCGCCGTTGTCCTGCCTCACCCAGGCCCGCTACGGCATCGCCTGGGGGGCGCTGGGCGCCGCCGACGCCTGCTACCAGTGCGCCCTGGACTATGCCAAGAGCCGCGTGCAGTTCGACAAGCCCATCGCCGGCACCCAGCTCCAGCAGGAGAAGCTGGCCTGGATGGTCACCGAGCTCACCAAGGGCCAGCTCCTGGTGCTGCAGCTGGCCCGGCTGAAGGAGCAGGGCAACTACACCCCCGCCCAGGTGTCGATGGCCAAGATGAACAACGTGAACGCCGCGCTGGAGATCTGCCGCAAGGCCCGCACGATCCTGGGCGCCAACGGCATCCTGGACGAGTTCCCCGTGATGCGCCACATGGCCAACCTGGAGAGCGTCTACACCTACGAAGGCACCCACGACATGCACACCCTCATCATCGGCGAGGAGGTGACGGGGATCGCCGCCTACCGGTGA
- a CDS encoding 6-phosphofructokinase: MNSSIRRVAICTGGGDAPGLNAVIRAATIAAQRRGWEVYGIREGFNGIFFPERYADGGVFRLTRDRVRGITHLGGTLLGTTNKGNPCHFPLKMPDGTIREVDRTDEILEFFAKRELDALISVGGDGSLTIANALAEKGLRVVGVPKTIDNDLDKTFTTFGFDSAVAFATECLDRLHSTAESHQRVMVVEVMGRYAGWIALHAGISGSAHAILIPEIPFDLDKVVEAIRTRDFHNRMYSLVMVAEGAAPKDGARLVAAAAETGHAERLGGMGDQVCKALQERTGKDSRCVVLGHLLRGGSPTSFDRLAALRFGAAAVRALDEGYSGVMVALAVNGVNYVPLAEVAGRMKGVPLDGDTLQTARDLGICMGD; encoded by the coding sequence ATGAACAGCTCCATCCGACGCGTGGCCATCTGCACCGGAGGCGGCGACGCCCCGGGCCTCAACGCCGTCATCCGCGCCGCCACCATCGCCGCCCAGCGCCGCGGCTGGGAGGTCTACGGCATCCGCGAGGGCTTCAACGGGATCTTCTTCCCCGAGCGCTACGCCGACGGGGGCGTCTTCCGCCTCACCCGGGACCGGGTGCGGGGCATCACCCACCTGGGCGGCACCCTCCTGGGCACCACCAACAAGGGCAACCCCTGCCACTTCCCCCTGAAGATGCCCGACGGCACCATCCGCGAGGTGGACCGCACCGACGAGATCCTGGAGTTCTTCGCCAAGCGCGAACTCGACGCCCTGATCTCCGTGGGCGGCGACGGCTCCCTGACCATCGCCAACGCCCTGGCGGAGAAGGGCCTGCGCGTGGTGGGCGTCCCCAAGACCATCGACAACGACCTGGACAAGACCTTCACCACCTTCGGGTTCGATTCCGCCGTGGCCTTCGCCACCGAGTGCCTGGACCGCCTGCACAGCACCGCCGAGAGCCACCAGCGGGTGATGGTCGTGGAGGTCATGGGCCGCTACGCCGGGTGGATCGCCCTGCACGCCGGGATCTCCGGCAGCGCCCACGCCATCCTCATCCCCGAGATCCCCTTCGACCTGGACAAGGTGGTGGAGGCCATCCGCACCCGCGACTTCCACAACCGCATGTATTCCCTGGTCATGGTCGCCGAAGGCGCCGCGCCCAAGGATGGCGCCCGGCTCGTCGCCGCCGCCGCCGAGACCGGCCACGCCGAGCGCCTGGGCGGCATGGGCGACCAGGTGTGCAAGGCCCTGCAGGAGCGCACCGGCAAGGATTCCCGGTGCGTGGTGCTGGGCCACCTCCTGCGCGGCGGCAGCCCCACCTCCTTCGACCGTCTGGCGGCCCTGCGCTTCGGCGCCGCCGCCGTGCGCGCCCTGGACGAGGGGTACAGCGGGGTCATGGTGGCCCTGGCCGTGAACGGCGTGAACTATGTGCCGCTCGCCGAGGTGGCCGGCCGCATGAAGGGCGTGCCCCTGGACGGGGATACGCTCCAGACGGCGCGGGACCTGGGAATCTGCATGGGGGACTGA
- a CDS encoding SDR family oxidoreductase, giving the protein MNNLILLTGATGYVGGRLLRALEREGHALRCLVRQPGRLQGRVGPATQVVAGDVLENTGLGEALEGVEVAYYLVHSMGSAGEFEADDRLAAQNFGAAARDAGVRRIIYLGGLGHTDAGTLSPHLRSRQEVGAILRESGVPVLEFRASIVLGSGSLSFELIRALVERLPLMITPRWVSVLAQPIAIEDLVAYLLAAIPVPMEGSRVFEIGGADRVTYGDIMRAYARQRGIRLLMIPVPFLTPYLSSLWLGLVTPVYARIGRKLINSIRHPSLVVDDRALRHFAVRPMSAEEAIRRALVHEDAAYAGTRWSDALSSSGRTRTWGGVRFGTRLVDTRTLSVAARPAQAFAAVQRIGGATGWYACNALWRLRGALDLLAGGVGMRRGRAHPEDLRVGDAVDFWRVEALEPGRLVRLSAEMKLPGRAWLEFEVTPDGEGCTLRQTAIFDPVGFWGQAYWYALFPVHQVVFARMLRGIGRHSVGA; this is encoded by the coding sequence ATGAACAACCTCATTCTCCTGACCGGCGCCACAGGCTACGTTGGCGGGCGGCTCCTGCGGGCCCTGGAGCGCGAAGGCCATGCCCTGCGCTGCCTTGTGCGCCAACCCGGGCGGCTCCAGGGGCGGGTGGGCCCCGCCACCCAGGTCGTGGCCGGGGATGTCCTGGAAAACACCGGGTTGGGGGAGGCCCTGGAGGGGGTCGAGGTGGCCTATTACCTGGTGCATTCCATGGGTTCGGCAGGGGAATTCGAGGCGGACGACCGCCTCGCTGCCCAAAACTTCGGAGCCGCGGCACGGGATGCGGGCGTCCGGCGGATCATCTACCTGGGAGGGCTGGGCCACACGGACGCGGGGACGTTGTCCCCCCACCTCCGGAGCCGCCAGGAAGTGGGGGCCATCCTCCGCGAGAGCGGGGTTCCGGTGCTGGAGTTCCGGGCATCCATCGTCCTGGGTTCCGGGAGCCTGTCCTTCGAACTGATCCGGGCTCTGGTGGAAAGGCTGCCCCTGATGATCACCCCGCGGTGGGTCTCGGTCCTGGCCCAACCCATCGCCATCGAGGACCTGGTGGCCTACCTCCTGGCCGCGATCCCGGTTCCCATGGAGGGGAGTCGGGTTTTCGAGATCGGCGGGGCGGACCGGGTGACCTACGGCGACATCATGCGTGCCTATGCCCGCCAGCGGGGCATCCGCCTGCTCATGATCCCGGTGCCGTTCCTGACCCCCTACCTCTCCAGTCTCTGGCTGGGCCTGGTCACCCCGGTGTACGCCCGCATCGGCCGGAAGCTCATCAACAGCATCCGCCATCCTTCCCTGGTGGTGGACGACCGGGCCCTGAGGCATTTCGCGGTGCGTCCCATGAGCGCGGAGGAGGCCATCCGCCGGGCCCTGGTGCACGAGGATGCCGCCTACGCCGGCACGCGCTGGTCGGATGCCCTGTCCTCCTCGGGACGGACCCGGACCTGGGGCGGCGTCCGTTTCGGCACCCGCCTGGTGGATACCCGCACCCTGAGTGTGGCTGCACGGCCCGCCCAGGCCTTCGCCGCCGTCCAGCGCATCGGCGGCGCGACGGGCTGGTACGCCTGCAATGCCCTCTGGCGGTTGCGGGGGGCCCTGGATCTGCTGGCCGGGGGGGTGGGCATGAGGCGCGGCCGGGCCCACCCCGAGGACCTGCGGGTGGGGGATGCGGTGGATTTCTGGCGGGTGGAGGCCCTGGAGCCGGGCCGGCTGGTGCGTCTGAGCGCCGAGATGAAACTGCCCGGAAGGGCCTGGCTGGAATTCGAGGTGACCCCGGATGGCGAGGGCTGCACGCTGCGCCAGACGGCCATCTTCGACCCCGTGGGGTTCTGGGGGCAGGCCTACTGGTATGCCCTGTTCCCGGTGCACCAGGTGGTGTTCGCCAGGATGCTGCGCGGCATCGGGCGGCATTCCGTCGGGGCCTGA
- a CDS encoding nuclear transport factor 2 family protein translates to MVPHALLLVPALVAAPTPEAAVAAVLDDWHLAAAQADEARYFGHLAEEAVFLGTDPAERWPKPAFRAFAHPFFARGRAWSFRAARRTVAFAGRGAVAYFEEDLETPNLGPCRGSGVLELRDGAWKLLQYNLSVPIPNPLMDEVRDRIRNHRATGK, encoded by the coding sequence ATGGTCCCCCACGCCCTCCTCCTGGTCCCCGCCCTCGTGGCCGCCCCCACCCCGGAGGCGGCGGTGGCCGCCGTGCTGGACGACTGGCATCTGGCCGCCGCCCAGGCCGATGAGGCCCGCTACTTCGGCCACCTGGCGGAGGAGGCCGTGTTCCTGGGCACGGACCCCGCCGAGCGCTGGCCCAAGCCCGCCTTCCGGGCCTTCGCCCACCCCTTCTTCGCCCGGGGCAGGGCCTGGTCCTTCCGGGCGGCGCGCCGCACCGTCGCCTTCGCCGGGCGGGGCGCCGTGGCCTATTTCGAGGAGGACCTGGAGACCCCCAACCTGGGCCCCTGCCGCGGGAGCGGCGTTCTGGAGCTGCGGGACGGCGCCTGGAAGCTGCTCCAGTACAATCTGTCCGTGCCCATCCCCAACCCCCTGATGGACGAGGTCAGGGACCGCATCCGGAACCACAGGGCCACGGGCAAATAG
- a CDS encoding MdtA/MuxA family multidrug efflux RND transporter periplasmic adaptor subunit, giving the protein MDANESVLNNPLEAGTSRKGWKIWLGLAVVVAVAGIVTVKSLSGGAKAAPPQRAVPVASGVARTGDMPVNLSGLGTVVPTDAVTVKTRVDGQIMKIHFREGQLVAAGDLLITIDPRPYQVQLLQAEGQMAKDQSVLRNARMDLARIQSLFDQKIVSRQQLDTQSALVDQCEAAVKADTGSVESAKLNLTYSRITAPVSGKVGLRLVDTGNTVKASDATGLVTLTPISPINVLFSVPADNIQSVLDSSKGGKAPVVEVYDRDMTSRLASGTLLAVDNQVDATTGTVRIKAQFANRDGALFPNQFVNARLLVDTLRGVLMIPAAAVQRSPTGTFVYVIKPDATVELRPVEPQATEGDVTALRKGLKPGEKVVVSGLDKLRPGSKVLEEGQGAPKAAK; this is encoded by the coding sequence ATGGACGCAAACGAATCGGTTCTCAATAATCCTCTCGAAGCCGGCACCTCCCGCAAGGGGTGGAAGATCTGGCTGGGCCTCGCCGTGGTGGTCGCCGTGGCGGGGATCGTGACGGTGAAGAGCCTCTCAGGCGGCGCCAAGGCGGCGCCCCCCCAGAGGGCCGTCCCGGTGGCCTCGGGGGTGGCCCGCACCGGGGACATGCCCGTGAACCTCTCCGGGCTGGGCACCGTGGTGCCCACGGACGCGGTGACGGTGAAGACCCGGGTGGATGGCCAGATCATGAAGATCCACTTCCGGGAAGGGCAGCTGGTGGCCGCGGGCGACCTGCTGATCACCATCGACCCCCGGCCCTACCAGGTGCAGCTGCTCCAGGCCGAAGGGCAGATGGCCAAGGACCAGTCCGTCCTGCGCAACGCCCGCATGGACCTGGCGCGCATCCAGTCCCTGTTCGACCAGAAGATCGTCTCCCGGCAGCAGCTGGACACCCAGAGCGCCCTGGTCGACCAGTGCGAGGCCGCCGTCAAGGCCGACACCGGGTCGGTGGAGAGCGCCAAGCTCAACCTCACCTACAGCCGCATCACCGCGCCGGTCTCGGGCAAGGTGGGCCTGCGCCTGGTGGACACGGGCAACACCGTCAAGGCCTCGGACGCCACGGGCCTGGTCACCCTCACGCCCATCTCTCCCATCAACGTGCTCTTCTCCGTTCCGGCCGACAACATCCAGAGCGTGCTGGACAGCAGCAAGGGCGGCAAGGCGCCCGTGGTGGAAGTCTATGACCGCGACATGACGAGCCGGCTGGCCTCCGGAACCCTGCTCGCCGTGGACAACCAGGTGGACGCCACCACCGGCACCGTGCGCATCAAGGCCCAGTTCGCCAACAGGGACGGCGCCCTCTTCCCCAACCAGTTCGTCAACGCCCGGCTCCTGGTGGACACCCTGCGCGGGGTCCTCATGATCCCCGCGGCCGCCGTTCAGCGCAGCCCCACCGGCACCTTCGTCTACGTCATCAAGCCCGACGCCACCGTCGAGCTGCGGCCCGTGGAGCCCCAGGCCACGGAGGGCGACGTCACTGCCCTGCGCAAGGGCCTCAAGCCCGGCGAGAAGGTCGTGGTCAGCGGCCTCGACAAGCTGCGGCCCGGCAGCAAGGTCCTCGAGGAAGGGCAGGGCGCCCCCAAGGCCGCCAAATGA